The proteins below are encoded in one region of Bacillus alveayuensis:
- a CDS encoding putative membrane protein YkgB (product_source=COG3059; cog=COG3059; pfam=PF10827) → MKDRLQSLKNIALNKTWVSFLYENHPYSLMHWSIGGMEQNPKDVWLLQDEMTFEAKEFPTIDEALTWIGENMKNITDILG, encoded by the coding sequence ATGAAGGATCGATTACAATCATTAAAAAATATTGCTTTAAATAAAACGTGGGTATCATTTCTATATGAAAATCATCCATATAGTTTAATGCATTGGTCAATAGGAGGAATGGAACAAAATCCAAAAGATGTATGGCTCCTTCAAGACGAAATGACATTTGAAGCGAAGGAATTCCCTACCATTGACGAGGCGTTAACGTGGATTGGGGAAAATATGAAGAATATTACCGATATATTAGGATAA